The sequence gggttattccTCCATTCGGCACTAATGGACCCACTTCGAGATGTcccgccacattaatcaactcccaAACATGttgttccatcaatgtggatgagTTTGGGGTGCACGATCATGAGGTCTCAGGTCCCATGGCAAAATAACGCGAAACTGACTTGTGCACTCATCGGAGGGTTTTCATTGGCTGATGACCATCAGCCAGTGAAGGCTAAACTGGTCTCCTTTATGTGAAAATGGATCCTTaagttgagtggggccttctcaagGTGTTTTCGgtgtgtgggccccacctcttGGTACATTTCACTAACAAGGTTCGGGGAAATTCTTTTCAATGGTAGAGTACATACCTTAACTACTTCAATGGTTTGTAGTCCTTCCATGCAGTAAGCCAGGCAAATCCGTAAgttactagtggttgtcaccTGGTTGCATCAACCATGttcaaaagttgaaattagTCCGGGTTTTTTTGGGCACGGGTATAACAACCAAATTTCTGTAGGTCTGTGAAACTGGTTTCCGTCAGCGTTGGTACTTGGTGCCCTTGCAATTTCTAAATGAATGAACTGTgtgtaaatatttgttttcaTGAGCAATCCTTATTCGTATTTGTCAATTAATTTGGTAATGCCGTGCTTTTATAGGTACTGAGAATGTTACCAACTTATGTGTGGCCACAGCTTCAAAAGATCGGACATTAAGGTTGTGGAAGGTAAATAAGAGAAACTGTTGGTGTTGAATTTGATTTGGAACTTTATGGCCAATATCTCTTctactccccctcccccccaaaaaaaaaaaataaataaaaaagtttgATGTAGATGAGGTCCTCGATCATCCTACGAAGATTAGAGCCTTTAAAATCCTCAAGGGGCACAAATCATCTGTACAAACTGTTGCAGCTCAGATGTCTGGAGATATGGTCTGATAATTCTGTTCCATCTTTTATATGCCAATGATAATGTGTAATTGAACCAGAGGATAGTTTTATGgtgttttacttctttttttgcttCATTCACTTTAGGTTTGTTCTGGTTCCTGGGACTGTACTATCAATCTATGGCAGACAAATGAGAATGATGCAGAAGGTGATATAGTttcaataaaaaagagaaaagtggGAAGCAAGGGAGAAGAATTGCAGTCGGAGGTATTCATTATTTCATTCTCTAAAATAGCAAAGATTTGGTATTTTTATCAATTCCTCCTGCTTTTGTTTGTCTTAAAAAATTTAGATTCTCCTTAGAGATGGTCTTTGCCAACTGTCGTTCTAGGAAACTGTTAGGTGACGAATCTTCCTCAGAAGAAACACCCTGTAAAGTAACTCCTAGAATTGTGGACCTGCTCAAAGTCTTCTTTTTGGTACATGATTACACTGACATACTACTCTCTGTTGCATAGTGCATTTTTCTTTAGGCTTCTTGATGAACCAAATTAGAATCAACTATTATGGGTGATATTTCTTTTGCAATTAGTTTCAAGCCTCAAAAGTGAGAGGACTGGTAGAATGATGTAGGAAAGGACTGAGTTGGGTTGAGTTGAGGGAGAAGAATAGGTTGAAGACAAGTTTATCCAACATGATGCTGAATAAAAAAGACCCCCATTGCATGTATATCTAAAAGGAATTAATAGGGGAAGTGTGAGGTTTCGGAAGTAGTTCTGTCATTAGGTCTTTGAGGTTCAAAAATTATTGCCCTCCCATACAACTAGGGTCCGCTCAATTATATATCATTATGAAGTGGAAGAATGTACATTGACCTAGTTCTTAAAATTTTGCAAGCTATAGAACTTCATAACTGAGCAGGGTTTGATAAGCACTTTGTTCTTCCCAGTTCAAGTTTAACAATTGAGATAGCATTTACCTATCAACCTAGCTAAGGGTGCATTGAGAGTGGTAGCATGTTCTGCTACATGTcaacaaaccttttttttttatctatttaattgTTTCCTTCATAAGCTTTTATTcttgttctattttattttacccCTCATTTGTTTATGCAACACTTATGAAGTTGGCCTTTTAAACAGCGTTGAAATTTTACATCagttttctatttcagttgtctttcttttttcctagcTATATTTCATTGTGGAAGTGCTATTTATATCAGAAGAGTGACTTTTAATGACATTCAGGGGGAGGCTGTATCCACACTTGTGGGGCATACACAATGTGTATCTTCTGTTGTCTGGCCAGAACGGGAAACTATTTATTCTGCATCATGGGATCATTCTGTTAGAAGGTGGGATTTTGAAACAGGCAAAGATTCCTTGAACATAGTAAGTTTGATAACCTTATTTTGGCCTTTCTTGCAGTTGAAAAAGCATAATTTCTGATATAACATTAGATGCTAGTTTAGGAATACCAACAGCTGGTCTTTACTCTATTGGTGCTTGGTTTGGGAACTTGgtattttaatgagaaaatgTAGCACCTTTGACATTACAATCTTTCTTTAAGTCATTCATCATAGTATGCCTTAGCAGGGAACTTTTTCTTTGAATTGATTGGCTTCAgttatatttgtattttttgtaCTACAGTTGTCAGAGTATGTTATGTTCccgcagtggcaggagccttgtgcactgacTATTCCCTTTTTAGTTGTCATGAGTCCCCATTGGTTTGCATGTACAAAAGTTTGGCATGAATTATATTTTGTTTCTCAAATGAGTTAGTATTCAGTAATGGGGCTGCATCATGAGATTGTAAACATTCTTCTGATGCCACCAATATGCCGGTGGGAACTTTTATTCAGTGAATTTTCTACTTTGGATAGCTCAGAAGATCAACATGTTCTAATGATGTTAACCATCAAATATTCATGGTCTTAGTCCTAACAAGTCGTTCAGTTGGATGGTCTGAAGAGAAGGTGTCTCTCATCAGTGGTTGTACTCACCACCCAGATAGGCCTATCAGGTGATTATGATTGCTGATATTTGGCTAGCTGATCATGTAAGGTTCACTGATGGACCTACCTAACCTGTGTGCCACATGGAGTGTAGGGGCATGAAATTCTATGCCAACATATTACATTGGGCTGGACATTACAGAAAATTGCATTTATAATCTATCACATAATATAATAAACATATGCACAATGGAGATAATTCAATTGGAGGTTtaatcttcttcatcctcttcatagTTCTGCGGGAAAGCCCTCAACTGCCTTGATGTTGGAGGTGAAAGTTCTGCACTTGTTGCTGCTGGTGGTTCCGATCCTATCCTTAGGATATGGGATCCTCGAAAACCAGGTAAGTTACTCAGTTGAAAGAAGAGCAAGTAGTTGGACCTCTCTCTCATATTCCTTACAtctcaattaaaattaaattaaaattaatgttCTGTGCAGGAACTTTAGCTCCCATCTTTCAgttctcatctcactcctcttgGATCACGGCTTGCAAGTGGCACAAAAAATCATGGTTTCATTTGGTTTCCGCATCTTATGATGGGAAATTGATGTTGTGGGATCTAAGAACTGCGGTATTGTCTCCCACCTGTATTTTTATGCTGATTCTGTACTGTGATTTTTCAGGTATGGAGGCTAATTTACCTTTCTTTGATGTCCAATCAAAACACCTTTTTGAATCAGTGGCCACTGGCAGTTCTAAACTCACATAATGACAAGGTACCTCTTTTTCCCACTTGTGTTTCTTCATTGATCATGTGTACGGGCTGCTATTTTCTCTTACATTGGGGCCTGCATTGAAATACAGGTGCTATGTGCTGACTGGTGGAAAGGTGATAGCATAGTCAGCGGTGGAGCAGACTCGAAACTTTGCATTTCTTCTGAAATTCCTTTTGAGTGAGGTATGGTTATAATATGATCTTCTGTTCTTTGACCAACTTATCCATTCGAAAACAATTTTCTAGGCATTTGTTTGCCTAGAAACTTTCTGATTGCAAGTTTCAGGAGAGGAAGTTTTTGGTACTTCTTACCTTCAAATTTGGCATTCAGTTTTGATTTCCCTTTACTTTCCCTGTTGTTGAAGGACTCTTTATCAATTTTTATCCAACTAGATGTCAAGTTTTTTTTCCCACTTCCCTGGAAAACCAACCATCCATTACAAAATTGGACGTCAAATTAAACTGATattgatttcatttctttaattttttaatcaatctTCTGTAGTCCTCTCCAATTTTAATTATTTCCTTAATCTCTCTTGTTTTATCGTGTCACAATTGCACTTGACAACGTATGTCATATGCATTGGCTCCTTATAGTTCCCATTTGCACAGGAGATGAGGCTAAATCAATATAGTCAAAACTGGTGTTGATGCAATTTTGTCAACTCACACACCCAAGTATTTAGTATTCGGGCTCATGGACAGTTGCTCACTTTCATTCTTGATCTGATCCTAATATCACTCTGCTGAGTTTCAGGATAACAGGGTAATTCAGGCATGATGCAACAATAGGGTCTGTTGTAGTAgtacttaggctccgtttggtgtcgttctaaaaaaatgtttctggagttttttcgttctattggaacgaaaaaacggaatcttctgtttggtgcacttatggtccgtttctgtttttttggaacaaaaagtgaaaaaaaaaaactgaaaaaacaagatTGGATGGAACTCCATTTCCATCTTCCCTGTTTCGTTCCATTNNNNNNNNNNNNNNNNNNNNAAAAAAtctcgataaaaatctgaaattttgaaacgccattttttcgtttaaaaactgcattttgacacagaaactgaaattttcgtttttgacacgaaacggcgttcctggaacagaaacgataccaaacggagccttagttaTGGGCTTTTGTTTcaaggatttttatttttaatgggcCCAATTTTTTAGACCTAAATTTTAGGTCTTCGTCTAGATATATATTTAGGTAGTCTTGCGGGTTAAGTAGTTTTAGtctggtatttttttttattttttggtttagtAATTTATTCTTGTTAGTTTGTCTATTTAATTAACGTGTCATGAGTCATGACAGGTTTAGAGATTAGAAGTTACAAAAGAGATGTAATAGAGTGATAGTAAGTTTTTGAATTAGAATATTTGGAGAGGGATTGACTGTTATATTGGCATTATACACGACTAGAGGCTAGAGGGGGAATGAGTTTTGGTGGGTGTTGTTTCGTATACCCCTAGGGGGCCCAAATCATTAAATAAGAAAAGGGGAGGGAGCCTGTGAGAGGGCGTGTACACTGCGGTCACATGCCCACTTTTTTGCTAGAATATTTCATTCAATTGCGTGAggactcttctctctctcctcttctttcttttgttctttcttctattcttcatcTATTAGTCTACTCAGGTGCTAATTTATAGAACCTGCAAGTCAGACTATCCATTGGTAATCCCTGCTACATCAGCTTCTGGAGATACATAACCAGCAAGCTCTTTAACCTACTGGTTTTTAgcagaaaatatttcaaatatgaGCTTGTTGAGCAGTCAATCTGACCGATCTGATCTTTGATTCCTAATCTGGAATTTGGGTTGGTTGGCTGCATCATAGGATGTAAACAGGCCTTGTCACCCAAGTTTTTTTGGGTGATCAGTATTGGAATGGTGGATTGGGCTCCGCCGATCCAAGTTTACTTGGGTCATATGCCCGgcacaaacccaaaacctaaatccATGCTCCCCTCTcctcaacacccccccccccaaaaaaaaaaaaacctgcatTATTCTTTAAACTGCATCTACCTGCTGCTTTCATTATTCTTGAGGACATTCTCATTTCTTTATTACTGTTCTGTTGTAAAAAAGTTGGCTTCCAtcaaatttctcttttcatttgattgaattagagaaTCACTTTGTATTCCTTGACAATCTTATATTATTTTCGTCTTGATTTGCAGCAATACAAGAGTATCAGTATAGGCCTTGTGCGTTGGAAAACTGAAATCTATTCCAATGAACCTGGTCaaaagaattttgttgaaggTTATTTTTTCTTGTATATACAAAATTTTGATGGCCTTTGATCAGTATCATTTTAGAACACAGGTCTAATAAGAGAAGCATAAGGTGGGACTGAATTTCTGCTGGCAATTGAGGAACCATGGCTATGCCAGTCGTAAGAAAATCTTACTTGCATAGGTTATTTAGAGGAAAGTGTTGAACTTTTGAATTGATATAAATGTATTTCTTTGCGTCGATTGAAAGAACTTAACCacttttttatcaaaattttttacTGCAGTAACAAGTGTAACCCCTTATCTTTcctctagtttttatttttgaataccTCTTCCCTTCACATCATGTGAGCAGAAATTGTAGAATCAAGAGAGTACATAAGCATCACAAGATGTTCATCcgaaaaaggaggggggggggtgttgggcaACCATAATTGATTGTTTTTGCAtttttgctttgtttctttcctgaactatttatatttatatgggCGAGAGGTTCCTACATGGCAGTGGAAGGAGCGTTCTCTCCATGGTCACTtgttttgccatgtggcaaaattaGATGAGATCCAAAATTTGTGGAAAGATAAGTCCATAAATCCTCATAAATCCTCTATTCATGTGTTAAGTTTCAGTTCACGTAGAGTTTCTCAATTGGTAAAATGAGGATTTGAAAAATCCAGGAAATGGGAGAATGCAGGTTGCGGACTCAGTACTTTGTAATTTGTGGGAGATTAAATGCCAGTACAGTGGGGAATGATATGGTTTGACTACTTTTAAAACTGACACATTGGACCTATATGGGTTCAAGCCAAATTGCCAAAACGAGATCGGTAATACATCCACCTACTTGTTTCTTTTAGCGTAGAAAATAAACTGATACAAAGAAAGCTTTCTCTATTTCTTTATGTTTTTGAATGCAGAAAGAGGGGTATGCAGGTGGGCAGCTATATTGCCAAAGGAAGGTTTATGTAGCTATATATATTTGATAGAGCACTGGACTATGAACTTGTCTAAATTTCCTATTCCATCTCAATCTTATGGAGCCAGTGGTGCCACCATCTTCTGATGGATTCTTTTGGGATCAACTAAAAAATTCACTCTTTTTGAACAAACGAAGGGTCCTAGGACAGACACTTGTGTGGGTATAATGCTTCAACCACAATTGAGGGTCCCCCACGACAATTGTAAGATAGCCCTAGCAGAATTTATCAACTCACCTAAATGGTGGTCAGTGATCGTATGATTCTTTGCAATATAACATTCTACTAATGAACATTGAAAAGGATTAACGACGTACAAAGCTACAAGAGAGTTAGGTAAATGTCGTCTCATATTCTCTTTCTGCAAAGACCAACACCCGCACCAGCCAGCTCATCACCCAAGTGTTGGCTGTCCTAAACCTCCatgcaaaaatccaaaaatagaaatCTACAAGGAACAACAAGAATCTAGCTTTCCTGGTGAGATGAACATATTGCTGAGATTCAGCTGAGCTTCCTCAATAATTGCAGAGCACCAACCATCAGCTaggttgagatgttgggagtAATAAAGTTACTATCCTACATCAGCTTGTTCAGGTCCTTGGTGTCTTCATACACATGAGAAGCGCTCTCCATCTAATGCCTAAAGAATTTGGGTTGAGCCTCCAATAACAGCTTTCAACTCAGCCATGATAGATTTTTCTTTCTGACGGCCTTAATAAATTAATAACATATGACCCTCAGAATCTCTAAATCCACCCCAATGCCAGCCAGACGTTGGTAACCACAGCTCCAAAGGCTATTACCTCCCAACATCTAAAAGTAGTCAATTGAGATTCCTTGAAAGACCTCCAGGGTAGAAGAAGCCCATCAAGCTGTTCCCAACATAATTAGCCAGATAATTAGCCAGTCAATTCCAGGATCTCTCCCAACATCTAACCATCCAAACAGGTCAGGAACTATCTTCACCATTAGATCGAAGATGGTTCTGTTGCCCCTGAAAAGCTCCTTCGATACTTAAGAATGGATAGTGGTCTCTATTGTTACTCTTGGGAAAATTCAACCAATCTGAAAGGAAAGCACATTGAATTCAAGTCTATCTCTACCATTTCTTGCAATAGGTCTTTGTGCATCAATGATACCTAAATTATTACCTCATGAGTGCATGTGAAGTTCCCTTGCTCATTATCCCTTCCGGGCACTTTTGTGGTGCCTCATAAGATGACCTGGAAAGCAAAAAcacaaaattattattattagttcaTAACCcaccaaatataaaataatcaattaatgcaagAGGTGACAAAAAATCTGAAGTTCAATAAATACCATGATGAAACACATTCAGATACTTCTACATAAGGTTCTTACCTTTCTTCTAAGAAACAAAAACTACTACTAAAATGGGGAATGGTTTAAACGGGGCATACCACTAGTATCTGGACtataacaatctttttttggaaaagaattttGAAAGCGTAGTTCCAGTTTTGCTTTCCAAAGGACAGGTTCATTGCAGCACAGGCTGCCGAAGCGTACAAATTTGGGGTGCAAGTGTGCAACTCGTTGCTTTTCCCCAGAGAAGTAATT is a genomic window of Macadamia integrifolia cultivar HAES 741 chromosome 13, SCU_Mint_v3, whole genome shotgun sequence containing:
- the LOC122060120 gene encoding ribosome biogenesis protein WDR12 homolog, with the protein product MEFNGDVAESSRRVQVRFVSKLQPAMRVPASSIAIPSNLTRMGLSAVVNNLLKAGNSDWEPQPFDFLIDGELVRMPLEQFLLAKGISAEKILEIEYIRAVAPRKQEEPCLHDDWVSAVDGSNPRFILTGCYDSFARVWKAGRLCTHILEGHNDAVTAVTTVNQKGTENVTNLCVATASKDRTLRLWKFDVDEVLDHPTKIRAFKILKGHKSSVQTVAAQMSGDMVCSGSWDCTINLWQTNENDAEGDIVSIKKRKVGSKGEELQSEGEAVSTLVGHTQCVSSVVWPERETIYSASWDHSVRRWDFETGKDSLNIFCGKALNCLDVGGESSALVAAGGSDPILRIWDPRKPGTLAPIFQFSSHSSWITACKWHKKSWFHLVSASYDGKLMLWDLRTAWPLAVLNSHNDKVLCADWWKGDSIVSGGADSKLCISSEIPFE